The DNA segment GTTATGTAATTGTCTTGTTCAAAAAACGGCTAGAGATGACATCCCCTTGAGTCAGTAGGTAtaggttaaagtagtgaggaaagGCAAACAATTAGTTCTTGTCCTGTATCGCCTAATCGTTCGCCTTTCCTCGCTactttaacctatatatatttatatgtgtgtgtgtgtgcgtgtatgtatgtatatatatatataaatatatatatatatatatcatgatcgaACGCTAGCCACTGAAGCCTGTTTTTATTCTCGctctttattttctcgtgtttctttctgttgaagagcgtaggcttgaaacataacagactttctcaccttcccgagcgttaaatacacctgtttgtttttttatacgcctgtcttcgtcttttgtttgtttgtagatttcaactatatacatacatacatatatatatatatatatatatatatatatatatatatatatatatatacatataggtaagtTATAAGAGATTTCTCGTAACGTATTAAGCTGTATTTAAATCAAAATTCATAAAATGCCACTTCATCATActccatatacatagatacatacacacacacacacacacacacacacacaatagtataTACATAGGTGCCAAAGAAGGTGGAAGCAATAGTACTCGAATACGGAAGGTAGAGTGGACAAAGGAAAGTTTGCACGCGTGCacgtgtgagaaagagaggaggagaataAAACAGAACTTGTGTCCCCTTTTGACCTGGTCCCAGCTGATATACCGGCACTAAGGGTAATCCGCTGAATCTTTGAAAATTTGTTCAAGGACTTCCCaaattcatcattgttttaacgatGAGAAAAAGTCAAATATTGAACTCGGATATTTCAAGATATCTCTAACATTCCACCAATTCACCACCCCGAGAACTGGGTAGATATTCCATTTATTGATTGACCCcacaaacagtaaaaaaaacaaaattgacctaggtaagatttgaactcaggatgtaaagagacAGAACAACTTATTTAGTGCTACACTTTAACGACTCAACAAATCcgacgcgcgcgcgcatgtatgtatgtatgtatgtatgtatctttgtatgtatgtatgcatgtgtgtatgtatgtatgcatgtgtgtatgtatatatgcatgtatgtatgtatgcatgtatgtatgtatctttgtatctatgtatgtatgtatctgtgtatgtatgtatgcatgtatatatgtatgcatgtatgtatgtatctttgtatgtatgtatgtatctttgtatgtatgtatatgtatgtatgtgttcacacgcgaacacataaatgtatatatgtcggCCTAACTACGGATATGTTTGCTCCGCCCTgacttttgtttctttataactttctgaaaaatccttttttttaatgaaattttcacagATACATTTTAGATGCTGTACATTACCTGTACATGGGAATTTGTTGCGAAAAAAAAGTACTTTTCGGAGAGGCAGGGGAAAAGTTTATGATAATCCACGTACCTttgatttgtttcctcataactttatgaaaagtgattatttctttttaatgaaattttctacaaatttatttcagattgtATACATTAAGATTATGTAggaatttgattttaaaaatgggtaaaaaaaaattggtggtggcggtggtcggACAATTCACACatttcgactttgtttcctcatacgtTTTGATGAATTATTCCCCgtcccatattttttaaaaaacaatatatactctttactcttttacttgtttcagtcatttgactgcggccatgctggagcaccgcctttagtcgagcaaatcgaccccgggacttattctttgtaagcccagtacttattctatcggtctcttttgccgagccgctaagtgacggagacgtaaacacaccagcatcggttgtcaagcaatgctagggggacaaacacaaacacacaaacacacttatatatatatatatatatatatatatatatatatatatatatatatatatatatatatacatatatacgacaggcttctttcagtttccgtctaccaaatccactcacaaggcattggtcggcccggggctatagcagaagacgatATCCCAACGATTAATCGTAATTGTCACCACCCGAAGcgtatttgttgaaaatatttctaagaaTTATCCATTTTTTCAGAAAGTTACGAGGAAATAAAACCGGGAAGGCGCAGATGTCACTAACTatacctgtattatatatatatatatatatatatacacgcacacatacacattgattaATTATAAGATGCATTAGGGTCTAGGTACGTTAACAACACGTAGGACACCAGAATTGGATGGGGACAATAACATAGGGTTCACAgtaatgtaaaacaaacaaaGTATCGTGTTTTGGCAGGATACAGTGAATATGAAAGTACCAAATCCAAGTCGGTTGGTTCTAGGTGCAAcgttctttacatacatacatacacatacatacatacatacatacatacatacatacatataatacatacatacatacatacacacatacacacacacacacatacatacatacatacacacatacatacatacatacacagacatacatacatgcatacatacatacatacatacacacacatacacacacacacacatacatacatacatacatacacacatacatacatacacacacatacacacatacatcatacatacatacacacactaacatacatcatacatacatacatacacacacatacatacatacatacacacacatacatacacacatacatacacacatacacacacatacatacacacatacatacatacatcatacacacacacatacatacacatacacacatacatacacacacacacacatacatacacacacaaacatacatacaggtgcgtgtttatgtatgtatattccctgttacttattttagtcatttggctACAGGCATACTTGAGGATGTCTTgatcgattatatatatgtatatatatatatatatatatatatatatgtatgtatattaagtgtgtgtgtgtacgtatatgtatgtatacagacatgcgtaggagtggctgtgtggtaagtagcttgcttaccaaccacatggttccgggttcagtcccactgcgtggcaccttgggcaagtgtcttctactatagcctcgggccgaccaaagccttgtgagtggatttggtagacggaaactgaaagaagcccgtcgtatatatgtatgtatgtgtgtgtgtgtgtgtgtgtgtgtgtttgtctgtgttcgtcctccccaacatcgcttgacaaccgatgctggtgtgtctacgtccccgtaacttacggagaccgatagaataagtactaggcttacaaagaataagtcctgggtcgatttgctcaactaaaggcggtgctccagcatggccacagtcaaatgactgaaacaagtaaaagagtatatatatatatatatatatatatatagtctggtacttattgtgcttttgctgaacttctatctttgccgaaccactaagttatgggcacatcaataaacacaccagttgtcaagcgcgAAGACGCGCGCATGCACGCACTCGCATTTATTCGTCCGACGGGCTTCCTTACAGTTTCTGCTTcccaaatccatgcacaaggtATTATCAGCCCCGTTGTTAGAGCAAAAGTCGTTTGCACAAGGTGcaacgtaatgggactgaacccgagaccacgtGGCTGGGAAGTGAACGCCTTAACCATTCAACCATGTCGATGTATACACGATGTATGTAtttagacataaacatacataaagacagacagacggacgggcagaaatagacagatggacagatattagtatatatacaagttcatacatctatatattcatttatagtaATTGCAacgtgtatggatggatggatgtgtgtatgtgcgtgcattatgtatgaaatcatatatataaactcagaaTATGAAATAGGTAATATTTTGGATTCAAATAAATGAGTTAAGTctatcacctatttctttattacccacatggggctaaacacagaggggggacaaacaaggacagacataggtattaagtcgattacatcgaccccagtgcgtaactggtacttaatttatcgaccccgaaaggatgaaaggcaaagtcgacctcggcggaatttgaactcacaacgtaacgcagacgaaataccgctaagcatttcgcccggcgtgctaacgtttcgaccatcatcatcatcatcatcattaacaacatcaATTGCAACTGTATAAGATAacgagatatacatatatatatatatacatgtgtgaaataGAAAGTATTTGAACATACCTCAAGTTGGTGTTGAAGATTTATAACACGCCTTTAGTTTGTTGacttgtgagtatatgtatgtatgaatgtatgtatgtatatgagtgtgtgtattgtattatatatatatatacacctccagAAGTTGATGTAGATTTATGCAACtggtcgttatatatatatatatacacacacacacacgccctttAGGTATTGTTGTTGACttcttcaactatatatatatatatattatatatatatatacacacactcatacaaacacacctgTAGGTGTTGTGAACTTATATAACTGTAcaccataacattatatatacgtgcaccaGGTGTATATAGACACCAGGTGTAGTAGATCCTTACAACTATAcactcgtatttatatatatatacatatatatacacacatacatcacttcCAGTGTTTACACGTTTTCCTCTCTACACAGCTAAACACTCGGCTTATGCCGTACATTAACTATATTCCAAGACACTTCTTTCTTTCGCTTTCTCGCTCCGTCACCCCTCACTGTCTTTTCctttgtctctctcacacacacactctctctctctctatcttatttttctctctctctctctttccctcgctttcttcttctctttcttttcttctctctctctctctctctctctctttctctctaccaacCGTCTTCGTCATTACCCGCCCTCTCCCTTTTCTTGTTTCACCCTCGCGTCTCTATTCGCCGCCATCCCCGCCCCCTTCCTTACCTACCTTGTTGCGTTTCTCTCGCTTTTCCCTTTACAttcttctctctcatttcttcgcatttctctccttccttcagcGTTCGCAcatccgcaccaccaccaccgccacgccaccaccaccaccacaccaccaccgtcATTGTATTACCGTCGTCGTCGGGGTCGCCCCCATGACAATCATCACCtctacaaccgccaccaccatcaccgtcaccacgcagccgccaccaccacctctaccacataACGGCCGCCAACgttaccatcaccgccaccaacacagccaccaccaacacagcCTCCACCAACACAGCCTCCACCAACAcagcctccaccatcaccaccaccaccaccaacacagtcACCACCAACACAGCCTCCACCAACACAGCCTCCACCAACACAGCCTCCACCAAcacagccaccaccaacacagccaccaccaacacagcCTCCACCAACACAGCCTCCACCAACACAGCCACCACCTACACAGCCTCCACCAACACAGCCTCCACCAAcacagccaccaccaacacagcCACTACCAACACAGCCTCCACCAAcacagccaccaccaacacagcCTCCACCAACACAGcctccaccaacacaaccaccacctacACAGCCTCCACCAACACAGCCACCACCTACACAGCCTCCGCCAACACAGCCTCCACCAAcacagccaccaccaacacagcCTCCACCAACACAGCCTCCACCAAcacagccaccaccaacacagccaccaccaacacagcCTCCAACAACACAGCCTCCACCAACACAGCCTCCACCAACACAGcctccaccaacacaaccaccacctacACAGCCTCCACCAACACAGCCACCACCTACACAGCCTCCGCCAACACAGCCTCCACCAACACAGCCTCCACCAACACAGCCTCCACCAACACAGCCTCCACCAACACAGCCACCACCTACACAGCCTCCGCCAACACAGCCTCCGCCAAcacagccaccaccaacacagcCTCCACCAACACAGCCTCCACCAAcacagccaccaccaacacacgcCACCACCAAACATCCTCCACCAACACAGCCTCCACCAACACAGCCTCCACCAACACACACCTCGACCaacacacacccaccaccacaagCCTCCACCAACACAGCCACCACCTACACAGCCTCCGCCAACACAGCCTCCACCAACACAGCCTCCACCAACACAGCCTCCACCAACACAGCCTCCACCAAcacagccaccaccaacacagcCTCCACCAACACAGCCTCCACCAAcacagccaccaccaacacagccaccaccaacacagcCTCCACCAACACAGCCTCCACCAACACAGCCTCCACCAACACAGcctccaccaacacaaccaccacctacACAGCCTCCACCAACACAGCCACCACCTACACAGCCTCCGCCAACACAGCCTCCACCAACACAGCCTCCACCACACAGCCTCCACCAACACAGCCTCCaccaacacaccatcatcatcagtgctCCCCCACACAACCGCTCTCCCCACACACAACCACCTCTTCCACAACCATCACTCCCACAACCCCACCCCAAAGTTTCCCAACTCCCAACAACCATTGCCCCCCATAACCCTCACCCCCAAAACCCTCACCCCCCCACAATCATTATCACAACCAATGCTGCTGAAAAACAaagccccccacccccactgccaccactaccatcaccacagataGGAAATTATATCATGATGGAagaggcggtggtagtggtgatggtggtggtggtggtgatggtggtggtggtggtgatggtggtgctccTGCTGGCACTATGTAGTTCTGCTGTTGCTTGTCCCCCAAGTCAGTCTTGATCCATCACACCTACGATGACAGACATTCCACCCACGACCATTGCTATGTAGGTGTCATTATCTTAATGTCATCGTGTGTTTTTATTTGCgggatggcgatggtggtgaagtgattattgttgttgttttatccgGGTCATCCCTTGTCCAACAGTTCTATGACCAGAGACATTCCGCCCATAGATTTACCTAGCCAAGACTATTTCTTTCATTGTGTCTTGCCCATTTTTgtgactttatttatttattgtatagcTCAAATGGTGAACTATATAGTGTGGCTGTTGATGACAGCTTCCCAATGATTCACTGTCATTGATTCACTGTTTTTACAACAGTAAGCACAATGACAAGGGAATGTTTGTAACTCACTGAAAAACTACCTCAAGGAatgtttgaaaagaaatatatttttttacaattttctggacgtggtttcgattcctggactgggtgacctgttgtgttcttgagcaaaacacttcatttcacattgctccaatccactcagctaataggtgtaggagtggctctgtggtaagtagcttgcttatcaaccacatggttccgggttcagtcccactgtgtggcaccttgggcaagtgtcttctactatagcctcgggctgaccaaaaccttgtgagtggatttggtagacggaaactgaaagaagcccatcgtatatcatcatcatcatcgtttagcgtccgctttccatgctagcatgggttggacagttcaactggggtctgggaagccagaaggctgcaccaggcccagtctgatctggcaatgtttctacagctggatgcccttcctaacaccaaccactccgtgagtgtagtgggtgctttttacgtgccaccagcacaggtgccagacgagactggcaaacggccacgatcggatggtgctttttatgtaccaccggcacgggggccaggtgaggctggcaatggccacgatcggatggtgctttttacgtatgtttgtgtcttaCTCTTTTGCCTATTCCAacctatgagctgtggccatgctgaggctcTGTCATTGTTGTTGCCCTTTTTAGCTGTTTTCTGGTGAATTAGAGAGTTTTGATATTGTTGCCCCCTTTGCATTTCTTGTGAAATAGGCTCATCTGGAATTTCAGATAACAGGATGTCCAGTTGTTTCTTCCAAATACTCACATCTATACCATTTAGATATGGCAAgctttttgagcagaatattgaaGAGTTGTGGTTCTTTTAAGCTTAAACAATTTCAGTATCTGGTCCTCACCCTTGAAAGTGAAGATGGGACCTTCGGCTTGATGCAGTAGattttcatagtttttttttagttttcagtAACAAGCTTTGGAGCAAGCCCTTCAagaatgccatacatacatatgtatgttcacacacaaaacacacacacacacacacaccacacacacacacatgcatgaattcatacatacatacat comes from the Octopus sinensis linkage group LG26, ASM634580v1, whole genome shotgun sequence genome and includes:
- the LOC115224676 gene encoding proline-rich extensin-like protein EPR1, with translation MGFLIKDFLIGGHFRNPFTDITAEFLKHKGFSTVNVVVVDVADVVGVVIAFVTVSLVTVAVDTVTVPPPTQPPPTQPPPTQPPPSPPPPPTQSPPTQPPPTQPPPTQPPPTQPPPTQPPPTQPPPTQPPPTQPPPTQPPPTQPPPTQPPPTQPLPTQPPPTQPPPTQPPPTQPPPTQPPPTQPPPTQPPPTQPPPTQPPPTQPPPTQPPPTQPPPTQPPPTQPPPTQPPTTQPPPTQPPPTQPPPTQPPPTQPPPTQPPPTQPPPTQPPPTQPPPTQPPPTQPPPTQPPPTQPPPTQPPPTQPPPTQPPPTQPPPTQPPPTHATTKHPPPTQPPPTQPPPTHTSTNTHPPPQASTNTATTYTASANTASTNTASTNTASTNTASTNTATTNTASTNTASTNTATTNTATTNTASTNTASTNTASTNTASTNTTTTYTASTNTATTYTASANTASTNTASTTQPPPTQPPPTHHHHQCSPTQPLSPHTTTSSTTITPTTPPQSFPTPNNHCPP